The genomic DNA GACATTTGTTGTTCATAAACCAGGCAGTAGAAGAGTTAGATTATGGGTAGAGAACCAACCCGTAGCACATGTACTCACTATGAGTAATGTACATATTTGAATCTTTCTCTTTTACTGCCACCCAAGTGACATTTTGACACTCTCCACTGTTTCTGAAATGCAAATAAACACAAACATTCACTATTGCTTCTCCAAGCCCCTCTAGTATTCAATATGGAGGGTTTATACACTAACTCTAAAAAGAAACAACTCAGAGATAATAGAAACGGGTTGTgtgtcattagggaaatccaaatccaTGGAAAATTAGATAACAgtttatatttcaaatttcaaaaaaaaaaacagaagaaatgatCTGTGATGGTTGGGACATGGCGAGGAAGGAATAGTGGGTCTCTCTAGGTGGGAATGTTATCTAGATCGATCCCTGTGGAATTTGGTATGGAGAGTTCTTAGTCAATTTAGAATTTAGCTCCATGTGAACCAGAAATTCCAATTTGGGGTATATTGACTCAGGATATAAAAACATTCACTCAGAAGGACACATGATACCATTATTAATGGCAGCTATGTATACTGTAGCTGAGATATGGAATCAATTTGAGTGTTCAGCTCTGGAAGAATGAATTATGAAGATGTGCTTCATAGGCAGAATGTTTTTCCATGCAACTGTGATGATCAATGAAATCACGAAACTTGCTGCAACTCATTTTTAAACATAAGATACATGGTTTGAATACATTTATATGAATCAAGACAAACAGGATAACATCACTTATTAGTGCTCTGTAGAATAACTGAATTTGGAGATACattgaaaaaattggaaaagtctAGATAAGCCTTAACTACATACCTGGTGGTGGGCAAAGAAAGAAATTCtggcataaagaaaaataatgataaaggaGTCATGGGAGGAACAAGTGTCTATTCTTTGTTTCTGTTCAGATGCAGGATAGTAGTCCAGCTCTACGTCCAAACATTTAATTCAAAAACATGAGTGCTCAGCTGAGACCACACAACTCAAAAATGCCTGTCAAGGGAGCAGATGATGGAGAGAGGGATGGGGGCACAGAATataggaacattggtgatgggagtagTCATTTGTTtggggattggtgttgaaatataatGCGTCTAAAACTAAACTATTAATTACATATAAACCTCATatatgactaaataaaaattaaaaataaaaaactaaagattAAACTCAGAGCACTTTGGGAATGACCCCGAAAGTTGCAAAAGCAAAAGAATGTGAATGCTAGAAAATTTGCAAATGCCTTAATCTGGAAAGAACTCAAAAGTCCAGGAAAAGAAGGGTAGCTAAAGACACTACAGTACAACAGAATATTACTTAGTCATAAGGAAAAAGGTTCTGCATTGTAATAAGCATAAAAATCTCCATATGTGatgactggagcagtggcacaaacactaaggcatctgccttgcctgtgctagcctaggacagatctcggttcgatctcccagcatccctagccaggagcgattcctgagcgcatagccctgagcgtcactgggtttggcccaaaaacccaaaaaaaaaaaaaaaatcttcatatgCATccataactttgtttttaatggcaatatataaaaaaattcataacttcatttttggcAATATATTACTCAATTGTGAAGATACACCACCATTTTATAGTCACTCATTGTCAATGGGTACCCAATTGTTTTCTGATTCTGACTGTTAGAAGTTTGCTGAGATGACTAGAAAAGTGCGGAGGGCATATTTGATGATTCATGGAAGGGTCTTGAAAGGCTTGTGCTGAGGGAAGTTAGTCAAACTGAGAGTGATAGATCTAGAAGGATCTTTTGTAACTGGGATATTAAGGTCCAGAATAgaggaataaaatatagaaatgaagaaaaattgagTGTAAAACGTGATTTCTCTAGATTGCTGGTCATAATGAGACGCTAAGGCCAGGGATGGTAAAAATGCAACACTGGTGTAGGGAAGGAGAACAAagtgtgaaaagaaagaaaaatttgactCCTACAGACGTCTGCTGGGGTGAAAAAGAAACAGGTCACTGGAGGATAGACGTGGACTTTGGACACTGGATGGGGGTGGGaatattttgtgtctgaaatctttgcatctgtaaagaAAGAATTTGTCAAATATTCGGTATTTGGAattattttaatctgtttttctaaaatattcagtAAGACCTGGACATGAACTCACAGAAGAAGAAAATGCACAGTGCAGGAAGtggttagaaaaacaaaaaatttcaggtAAAACACCTTTGAAGTgattcactttcttttattttattttttttattttttggtttttgggccacacccgatggtgctcaggggctactcctggctgtctgctcagaaatagctcctggcaggcatgggggaccctatgggacaccgggattcgaaccaaccacctttggtcctggattggctgcttgcaaggcaaatgccgctgtgctatctctccgggcccagtgattTACTTTCTGATGTTGGGCTCTTTGGACTTCActctattaaaaagataaaaaaaaaaggatgttaaCAAATAGTTGTGCTGGACatagaagtaaaaatataagttagagacagaaaaagagaaaaatcataacATATGCTCCAATTCATCCAGCATATCATAAACTGCATTATCAAGTGAGTGTCatttctgaattatttatttgtgtttctacACATTGTTCATTTATCTCCTCTACATTGATtctgaaaaacacatttttttcacaGATGGATCATACCAGAACTTTTGCATTTAACTTGAAATGAAATTTTACATTTCTAGGAAAATCACGTTTCATTATTCTCTTTACTCTACATCTGAAGTGAATTGAATTCATTGCTAATAGCATGCAAATCTCTATTTCCCTCAAATACACCTATATGTTAAAAAAGTGGTATGGGGCCCGAGAGTTaatgcaagccataaggcatctgccttgtgtatgCTAGTCTACGACAGActacagtttgattccctggtgtcccatatggttccccaaaccaggagcaatttctgagcgcatagccaggagtaaccactcagtatcatcgagtgtggccccacaacaacaacaacaaaaaaaaaacaaaacagacaaataaacaaaaaacaaaaacagtggtaTGAATACAAAAAACCTTAGGACTGTACTTTATAAGTCATCATCTGTACTAATGTATCTTTGGACATgactttctcagaaaaaaaatcgGGGGGTTTGTTGTGAGTTTAATGCTGGGTTTCCCATATATAAGGAGTATTCAACATACACTGATTTTACATTAACTTTTTCCCTACTAGCCCTTTTCCTCACGAACTTTCCTTTCCAATCTAATTCTCACATCcacaactgcaacagaatttcTTGAAAATAATCCAATGCCCTGTGAGGACTATTGTGTAATCAGTGTTTTTCAGGCCATTGAAAATCTAgctagtttttattaaaatggattaagccttttctttttattttcatattcaatTGACAAAAGAGTTTCAtagaataaataaggaaaatcCATGTGTTGCTTATTTCTGTATCAAAGTCTCTATAAATGACCTTTTCTATCAATGGATTTATCATCACTATCATTTCCAAAATATTCAGAAACTAGGAAACACAACATTGATTGAGATATATAGAGTATCTGGTCTTTCCTTACAGGCTCTTCAGAAAGCAATTTTGCCATTTATAAAACCAGCAGATATTTGACATGCAGATAAATTTTACTTACTTCACATTATGAAGATATGAGAAAATAATGACTCTTACTACAGGTCTCGGGATGACAATTTCTGGAATATTCATTTTAATGCTGTTGGCACTTTTCTCCAGTTCCGATGGTTCTCTGACCTGAGAAGAAAACTTCAAATTGGGAAGGTCATTCTAATCGCTATTTAAATagttatataaaacaaatttataatttaaagggTTTACATTAAACCATAAAACATGATATGGAGAgattcataaaatagaaaatacacacaaaacaaattttttttcctcccattcCTGCCTGATCaaccaatcctggtacctcaGAGTTTAGATCTGCATACACTAGACCAAAAATAAAGAGTCAGCATCAACAATTTCTTCATGGTGATTATTTCCACAATTTCTCAGAAGATGAGAATGTCAGGTATGACTATCTGAACTTGTctcttattttattgatatgacTCTGTTAACACATGATCCAATGGACCAATGACATACAAGATTGGCTGATCACCTACCCCTTAGAAAATCAATGATAAAATCAGCCTGCATCCTATAATGTTCATAAATATAAtttgaggggctactcctggctctacactgagaaatcactcttggcatgttcgggggaccatatgagatgccgggattcgaaccaccatccttctacatgcaaggcaaacaccttaccttcatgccatctctctggccctaacctaagaatatttctttcttttctttttttttttttttttttggattttggatcacatccatttgatgctgaggggttactcctggctaagagctcagaaattgcccctagcttgggggaccatatgggacgccgggggatcgaaccgtggtcctcccttggctagcgcttgcaaggcagacaccttacctctagcgccaccttgctggccccctaAGAATATTTCCTTTTGGTCTTGAGATGATGGAAATTACTTGTTTCTATTTGGCAGACACCATATTAAATTTCTGGCACAGTACATTTTcttttgagcacagccaggagagattctcCGAGGCAAAGATCTCATGCATAAATCCTGAGCCTTAAATGTACCCCCAAAAATTAACAAAGACAACTGGACAGCAGCACCATTTGCTTCATGACTTCCAGCAGAAGAAGTAAAAGACTAAGTCCTTGTGAGATATTTTATAACCTGGGGAAGGGTCTTGGGGATCATTAATTCCCTTTCGAGTGGTTTTCCAAGGAATCTTAAATATCATTTTCCATTTGTTTCATAATTGTTTTCCTGACTTCCTCCAAACCCTTACAAAAgtgaatagtgtgtgtgtgtgtagtggagTATGTGAGTGTTATTAAtctcaaataatttaattaatatcacTCCtactctttaattattttttttggggcaCAAAGGGAGTATATTTCCATTGATCTCTTATAAGAATGGTCTGGAGATATGCATAGAAGTATCAAGAGGCATCATTTCAGTAACAATTTATTTGGTTGGTTAGATGCTGTTGGTTAGATTCTGTTTAGTGGATCTCTTGAATAAAAACTTTTCTATACTTTTCAGTGTCGATACACTGAACATAAAATGTTTATGTTCTcccaattcatcttttttttcagtttgttgtagttgattgtagttgagtttgaGTGGAGTTGAGTTTGAGTTTATTGTAGTTGTTGTAATTAGTTTCTCTAATGGGAATGAGAGggatttatttaaattctttccCAGACTTAAATGTTTTGGAGTGAACAATGTACATGACACATATAGTTGGTATATTTTGTAGTGTTCAATTCCTGAATAAATAAGGATTTTCATAAATGTACATCTGCATCATTTAATACtgcattaataatatataatatgaccCCAATGTTTAATTGAAAGTCAATCATATTAGATCACAATATAGGAGGGGAAAAGGAGCAAGGGAAGGGAGGCAGCAGGGAAGTCCTTCGAAGATCAGTATATTTCAAGCAGAGAAAGAgcaaaaaagagacacagaacagacagagacaaagacccTCTGTTCTTCAGATATCCCGTGGTTTTCTCAAAATATGTTAACGTTAGTATCAGTCTGTCCCTATCTTTTCATTGTATCATTGATTATGCCATAAATGAAGGTAACTAGGTTCACTTTGCTTGTATTTAAGTGAGGCCAACTCTATCCAAAGATTGGTGGTCTggtaaagataaatatatttctgTCCAACCTCACAGCTCAACCTAATTACTTGATGCTGGGCCATATAGCCATATTGATTCAAAACATCCGATTCCATTCACATAAACCATCTTAtgtgtttccttctttcttttatcctATATGGGTTATCCTCAAAAACAAgctatataggggctggagtggtggtgcaagcagtagggcatctaccttgtatgcactaacctaggacagactatgctTTGATCACCCAatgtcccacatggcccccccaaaaggagcaatttctgagagcatagccaggagtaacccctgagtgtcaagagatgtggcccaaccccccccccaaagctacATAAAATTTTATCAGAGTATATCTATGCAATACAAGAGCGTTTTGTATTATTCTATTACCCAGTTTTGGGTACTTGCTCTGAAAATCTGACTTTAGTGTAATAATGACAAGATAATCATCTCACAGAACAGTGAGGATTCtgcagagaggagacagagatgaAAAACTCTCTCACCAGAGGGTCAACTATTCTCCCTTCATCTAAGTTCTGGAGTGGAAAATAAAGTAGCTCAAAACTTTGGGGTTGAAGTGATAAAACTTCAGAAAGTACTTTTTCCTTATATATTTCCAACCCCGATACTTCAACAATCTGAGCcaccaaatgcaaataaatataattaaacgAAGGAAGACATTAGCAGTCAAGGATACAGAGAGTATCCCTAGCAAATttctaagtccaccaaaatgcacttGCCTAATAGAGAAGGAACTAAATGTGGCAATGAATGCAATAGCAATAAAATTCAAGGAATAATGAGacagcaagattaagaaatatataGGCGAACAATTCAAACAATTTAAAGAAcatttacagaagatgagagaatctgaACAAATAgaattaatggaaataaaaaagtcATAGTAACTCAGAACAGCAGAATTATACAGTTAGAGAATTGCATAGAAGAACCTTGAAGAAAACCAGGGCCATAGCAGTGGCAGAAATGGTAGggcatgtggtcaacctagaATGGACCGAAGTTCAatgccctggagtcccatattgtccctcaaacaggagcgatttctgagcttatagccaggagtaacccctgagcaacaccgggtgtgccccaccccaaaaaataaacttgaagaaagaatactaagcaaaaatgataaagaagtcaataagaaaacAAGAGGTCTAGCATTGGAAACAAAtgtaggtatttaatgaacaaagaaaaaataatttatgaattgtGGTAATACCAGAAGgaaaagatatagaaaaaggggaagaataagtagtgagggaaataatagcggaAAATGTTTCCAGCCTCTTCAAAGAGGGATTGGTAAAGATTCAAGCAGGGAAAAGAGTTTCTAATAAAATAACACTAATAAATCAACACCAAGGCATATAGTTATGCAAAtagcaaaaaccaaagagaaatatgaattccttaaagcaataagggagaaaaaaatcctcaagtgcaaaggaaggaacataagaatcaaaacagATCTCCGATTTGAAAATATTCAAGAGAGAAGACAATGAAATGACGTATCTAAACTacttaatgaaagaaacttccaaactagagtccactacccagaaaaactctcattcatatgagaggaaggactaaaaatattctcagacataAAATaactcatatatatacatatatacatacatatatacatatatacatacatacatatatatacactctaaatgaactactcaaagataaaTCACACTATAAAAACACACAATTGTAACAACCACTCTACACAATACAATaccacaacagccctctctgtcaattgTGTCCTTAAATTTCAATGGGCAAAACTCCTCCATCAAAAGACACATATTAGAgggttggattagaaaacaaaaccgGATTTCTGCTTCCTGTACGAAACACACTTAAAAggacaggatagacacaggcttagaataaaaaaatggaaatctttatccaagccaatggaaaacaagaaaatgtgGGGACAGTCATCTTTATCGCAGACCAAAtcgcattcaacctcaagaaatggatcagagacaaagagcgtcactacttactgatcagggaaacagtagatcaagaagtactaactcttaCGAACATTTATACACAAAattcagagccagcaaaatatgtaaggcatttgctcgcaGATATTTAGAAACATATGAAAGGAAAtgtaataatagtaggagacttaAACACACCTTTTCCACCActagacagaaaactagcaaagacatgagCCCTACGTGAGAAACTAGAACTACAACTCCATTGGTGTTTCTTGTAGAAATGCCACATTATGTGATCAATTATTTAGTTCTTAGTATCTTCAGGTTATTGAAAAtttacactatatatatatattttttggtttttgggccacacccagcggtgctcaagtgttactcctggctgtctgctcagaaatagctcctggcaggcacgggggaccatatcggacaccgggattcgaaccaaccacctttggtcctggatcagctgcttgcaaagcaaacgccactgtgctatctcttcgggccccaaatttagactattttaaaatacactCAAACTTAGCTCAGTTTTCACTTAAGAGTATTCTCataatttttaggaaaataaaattatttccatatAATAAATATGGAAGATTTGGTGGATTGTAAAGTTGGTGTCAAAACTTTTCACAAATAACTCTATGTCAATGGGTTACAGttcaaaaatattcagaaaatgtgaaCTAGGAAACAGAATGTTGAGTGGAATGAGAAATATGGTCTCAAGAATGCATCTTTTCTGCTTGTGAAACCAATATATCGTTGACATGCAAGTAAATTTTACTTACTTCCTATAAAAGTTAATAAAGTGTGACAATCTAATCTCACAATTAATGTTCCATAATTGAAATCTCTGGGATGcatgttctaaatttttttctttattttgtctccTATTTTTATACGTTTCCATGGCCCTGTATTCTGAAAATAACTTTTGATTAGGAAGGAATTCTAATTCATATTTGATTATACAAAACAATATTTGCATGTAGAATATAATTTACATCCAAACATAAGGTTTGCCATGGAAAAACTATTGAAAtgactaaaacacacacacacacacacacacacacacccttcctcCCATTCTGTTATATCTCCAATCCTGGTACCTGAGGTTTCAGATCTGCACAAACCAGACCAAGTAGAAGAATCAGCATCACAAATTTCATCTTGGTTCTGGTTACAGCAATTCCTCTGAAGCAGACGAAAGTGTGAGGTGAGGACAATCTTGCCATATGTCCTTATTTATAGGATATGGCTCTATTAACACAAGATGCAAAGGACCAATGTCTAGTAAGATTAGAACTTCGCCTACCTCTTAGATCAACTGATGACAGACTCTTCCTGCAAGcttataactttattttcataagaaaatatatttgtgggCCTGTAAGGAAAAATATCACTTGATTCTTTGTGGCAGATGCCAGAATGAATTCCTGGCATTACAAATgatctcctgagaactgccagaaggAAAACCTGAGGAACAGAGATCAGGCATAAATCCTGAATCCATAAATCCTGAATCACTGAATGTCTacccaaaataaacacaattgAACATAAGCTCCTTTTGGTGTGATGGAGACTGTCAGAAGAAGGAAAGCACTAAAGCCTTGTAAGTTATTTCATCATCCTTGGAAATGGTCTTGTGGTTTATTGGTTCCCTGCCAAGAAGTTTTCCAACTGCTATTATATATCAATTACCATTTTTCTCACAATTAATTCCTTGATATTCCTTAGACCCTTATTAACATGGTCTGTGTTTGATtgctctttcatccttccttttatttaatttttttgtttttttcaggccacagtcatttgatgctcagggattactcctggctaagagttcagaaattgcccctggcttgggggaccatataggacgccggtggatcgaaccacggtccttcctaggctagcccttgcaaggcagacaccttacctctagcgccacctcgccggcccctcatccTTCCTTTTAATATATCTTCTTCAGTCATTATTAAATGGCAAAATCACTGTTTTCCTTGATCCTTTTGaagcaagatttttaaataactcTTAACCACCTAAGTATTAATGAGTTCAATTTTATAAACAAGTCCCTGTAAATAAATGTATTGTCAACTCTTTTGGTTAAATTCCTGGAAGAGAGCCCTGCTATAGTGTTTCCTGTTCATGAATCGAGATTGAGAGTTTAGGATCTTAAAATCCATCCAGTTCTCAATTTGCTTGTGTTTATTAGAGATGCTCTCATTAGCTTTCTCTCGGATTGAGAGAAGAGGTTCATTTCCATCTcatttctctttgttgttgtgaATCAACAACAGCCAAGAATCACATACTTGATGCTTTTCTAATATTCATATTCAAAGTACTATGGATTTTTACAAATTTTGAACTGCCCTTTTCACTCGTGAAATTTTAGTAGGTAATTCACTCCCAATATCCAACTTAATGTCAATCTGTTATTTCAttaaaaagtggaagaaagaggcttcgTCCCGGGGTCAACATGGCGGGCCGGCACACAGTCGCAACCTCAGGCCGGTGGCTGGAAGGTCTTCGGAAATGGTACTACAATGCTGCAGGATTTAACAAACTGGGGCTGATGCGTGATGACACGATCTACGAGGACGAGGACGTAAAAGAAGCCATAAGGAGGCTTCCTGAGAACCTTTACAACGACAGGATGTTCCGCATCAAGAGAGCCCTGGACCTGACAATCCGGGCACAGATCCTGCCCAAGGAACAGTGGACGAAATACGAGGAGGATAAATTCTACCTTGAGCCATATCTGAAAGAGGTTATtcgggaaagaaaagagagaga from Suncus etruscus isolate mSunEtr1 chromosome X unlocalized genomic scaffold, mSunEtr1.pri.cur SUPER_X_unloc_2, whole genome shotgun sequence includes the following:
- the LOC126000573 gene encoding cytochrome b-c1 complex subunit 7; the protein is MAGRHTVATSGRWLEGLRKWYYNAAGFNKLGLMRDDTIYEDEDVKEAIRRLPENLYNDRMFRIKRALDLTIRAQILPKEQWTKYEEDKFYLEPYLKEVIRERKEREEWAKK